One region of Merismopedia glauca CCAP 1448/3 genomic DNA includes:
- the murQ gene encoding N-acetylmuramic acid 6-phosphate etherase — MNSFPERGHLLTEQNNPNSQNLDSLTALELVDLFNQEDAQTLKAIAGARTQLAETVDRTAERLRQGGRLFYVGAGTSGRLGVLDAAECPPTFCTDPELVQGILAGGAPALLKSSEALEDRLEDGASAIASALVNSSDVVVGITAGGTTPYVWGALQAAKSRGALAIMMACVPETQVSVDVDIDIRLLVGPEIVAGSTRLKAGTVTKMALNIISTGVMVKLGKVYGNRMVDVAVTNTKLRDRALRIIKDLTDLSRESAADLLDRSDKKVKLALLMHWTGVAKEVGEELLATHQGNLRQAIGASGLR; from the coding sequence ATGAATAGCTTCCCAGAACGCGGGCATTTACTTACAGAACAAAATAATCCTAATAGTCAAAATTTAGACAGTTTGACGGCATTAGAATTAGTAGACTTATTTAATCAAGAGGATGCCCAAACTCTCAAGGCTATAGCTGGGGCGCGAACTCAATTAGCCGAGACAGTCGATCGCACTGCGGAAAGGTTGCGCCAAGGCGGACGTTTATTCTATGTGGGGGCAGGAACTAGTGGTAGATTGGGAGTGTTAGATGCCGCCGAGTGTCCCCCAACTTTCTGTACCGATCCAGAATTGGTACAAGGAATTCTCGCTGGTGGCGCTCCAGCCTTGCTCAAAAGTTCCGAAGCATTGGAAGATAGATTAGAAGATGGGGCAAGTGCGATCGCGTCTGCTTTAGTTAACTCTTCTGATGTAGTGGTTGGGATTACGGCTGGAGGAACTACACCCTATGTCTGGGGAGCATTACAAGCAGCCAAATCCCGTGGCGCTTTAGCTATCATGATGGCTTGCGTTCCCGAAACCCAAGTCAGCGTCGATGTAGATATCGATATTCGCCTCTTGGTAGGGCCAGAAATTGTGGCTGGTTCCACTCGCCTCAAAGCTGGAACTGTGACTAAAATGGCTTTGAATATCATTTCTACAGGCGTAATGGTGAAATTGGGGAAAGTTTACGGCAATCGGATGGTAGATGTCGCCGTAACTAATACTAAGCTTCGCGATCGCGCTTTACGTATTATCAAAGATTTAACGGATCTCAGTCGCGAATCAGCCGCAGATTTACTCGATCGCAGCGATAAAAAGGTGAAATTAGCCCTGTTGATGCATTGGACTGGAGTAGCTAAAGAAGTTGGCGAGGAACTGTTAGCCACACACCAAGGGAATTTGCGTCAAGCGATCGGCGCAAGTGGATTGCGGTAG
- a CDS encoding DUF3110 domain-containing protein has protein sequence MRVFVLLYNARTENEGIHTIKIGDRNTVLMFVSSDDAERYALMLEAQDFPVPTVEEIDAEEIEDFCQSADYDAELIEDGMLAVPPEANLEAQDWDKETTQPPTSEPESSLADLELEKIRRRLEGLL, from the coding sequence ATGCGGGTTTTTGTACTTTTGTATAATGCGAGAACGGAAAATGAAGGGATTCATACCATTAAGATAGGCGATCGCAATACGGTATTAATGTTTGTATCGTCAGATGATGCCGAACGTTATGCTTTGATGCTAGAAGCGCAGGATTTTCCCGTTCCGACGGTTGAAGAGATTGATGCGGAAGAAATTGAAGATTTTTGCCAAAGTGCTGACTACGATGCTGAATTAATTGAAGATGGAATGCTAGCGGTTCCCCCGGAAGCTAATCTAGAGGCGCAAGATTGGGATAAAGAGACTACTCAACCTCCTACTTCTGAACCAGAGTCGTCTTTAGCAGATCTAGAACTAGAAAAAATTCGCCGTCGTCTAGAAGGATTGTTGTAA
- a CDS encoding M15 family metallopeptidase produces MMPLKKPYQQIPIIDCGEPLVAIDMDSFAIASPHPYTQLGAPYGNLSPYYLRQSAIARLWDAQTSLQKVFPKWQIQIFDAYRPVEVQQFMVDYTFNQLLSTRGLNADNLSENQEISLWEQVYQFWAPPCIDRETPPPHSTGAAVDVTLVDEMGQIVDMGGEIDEISAKSHPNYFATSKVAKERQYNQYRELLKEVMFAAGFRQHPNEWWHFCFGDQMWAWLELQADPHQEAIARYGRVF; encoded by the coding sequence ATGATGCCACTGAAAAAACCTTATCAGCAAATCCCGATTATTGATTGTGGGGAACCTCTAGTAGCCATAGATATGGATAGTTTTGCTATAGCCTCCCCACACCCATATACACAATTAGGCGCGCCCTACGGCAATCTATCACCCTATTATCTCAGGCAAAGCGCGATCGCCCGCTTATGGGATGCCCAAACTTCATTACAAAAAGTCTTTCCTAAATGGCAAATTCAGATCTTTGACGCTTATCGTCCGGTAGAAGTTCAGCAGTTTATGGTAGATTACACCTTCAATCAACTCTTAAGCACAAGGGGATTGAACGCAGATAATCTCTCTGAAAATCAAGAAATCTCTCTTTGGGAACAAGTTTATCAATTTTGGGCACCACCTTGTATCGATCGCGAAACTCCTCCCCCACACAGTACAGGCGCAGCCGTAGATGTCACATTAGTTGATGAAATGGGTCAAATTGTGGATATGGGAGGAGAAATAGATGAAATTTCGGCTAAATCTCATCCAAACTACTTTGCTACTTCTAAAGTAGCCAAAGAACGCCAATATAATCAGTATCGAGAATTACTCAAAGAAGTGATGTTTGCCGCAGGATTTCGTCAGCATCCAAACGAATGGTGGCATTTTTGCTTTGGAGATCAAATGTGGGCATGGTTAGAATTACAAGCCGATCCGCACCAAGAAGCGATCGCTCGTTACGGTAGAGTATTTTAA
- the yidD gene encoding membrane protein insertion efficiency factor YidD: MKILLLVLIRFYRLAISPMFPPTCRFQPTCSQYAIEAIERFGAIKGSWLALRRILRCHPFTPGGYDPVPEKGTDCQH, encoded by the coding sequence ATGAAGATATTATTGTTGGTGTTAATTAGGTTTTATCGGCTGGCTATTTCCCCCATGTTTCCCCCAACCTGTCGATTTCAGCCTACCTGTTCTCAGTATGCCATTGAAGCGATCGAGAGATTTGGAGCAATTAAAGGTAGTTGGCTAGCCTTGCGGCGCATCTTGCGGTGTCATCCTTTCACCCCTGGAGGCTACGATCCCGTTCCCGAAAAAGGTACTGATTGTCAACATTGA